The following proteins come from a genomic window of Triticum aestivum cultivar Chinese Spring chromosome 6A, IWGSC CS RefSeq v2.1, whole genome shotgun sequence:
- the LOC123132331 gene encoding tyrosine-sulfated glycopeptide receptor 1: MCSFTVPPAVLQLFLLLFLASPATACTEQEKRNLLQFLAGLSSDGGLATSWCNNGADCCEWEGISCNGDGAVTGVSLESKGLEGPISPFLTNLTSLLHINLSHNSLSGGLPAELMFSRSIIVLDVSFSRLNGPLPELPSLVTTDRPLQVLNISSNQFGSEFPSATWKVMKNLIALNTSNNSFSGHIPSSLCVSSPSLALLDLSYNQLSGDIPNTLGNCSKLKVLKAGNNHLSGILPVEIFHATSLEYLSFPNNGGLQGELDGAHIVKLSSLLILDLGGNSFSGAIPESIGQLRRLEELHLGSNNMSGELPSTMSNCTNLKTIDLKINNLTGDLGKVNFATLQNLKSLDLMENNLGGIVPESIYSCSNLTALRLSANHFHGEISSRIGNLKHLSFLSISRNSFTNITKALHALKSCRNISTLLIGRNFMNEAMPQDESIDGFQNLQFLAMHQCSLTGRIPTWLSKLTRLKVLVLSKNQLTGPMPSWINSLNNLFHLDVSNNSLSGKIPVTLMEMAMLKLDKPAIYLDPSLVDLDLLIYAVDASKLQYRINSDWCKVLNLGNNKFTGVIPQEIGQLKALLYLNLSSNNFYGEIPQSIGNLTNLQRLDLSNNHLTGEIPAALEILHFLSEFNISNNDLEGPIPTTGQLSTFQASSFNGNPKLCGPMLINHCSSVEAAPISIVSAKKCSSKVIFVTAFGVFFGVGVLYDQLVLFRYFG; encoded by the coding sequence ATGTGTTCATTCACAGTTCCTCCGGCCGTGCTGCAGCTGTTCCTGCTGCTCTTCTTAGCCTCTCCCGCCACTGCATGCACCGAGCAGGAGAAGCGCAACCTCCTCCAGTTCCTTGCCGGGCTGTCGAGTGATGGTGGCCTCGCCACGTCTTGGTGTAATAATGGCGCGGACTGCTGCGAGTGGGAAGGCATCTCCTGCAATGGAGATGGGGCCGTCACTGGGGTCTCCCTGGAGTCTAAAGGACTTGAAGGGCCCATCTCTCCGTTCCTCACCAACCTCACCAGCCTGCTGCACATCAACCTCTCGCACAACTCGCTCTCCGGTGGTCTTCCGGCGGAGCTCATGTTCTCCAGAAGCATCATCGTCCTCGATGTCAGCTTCAGCCGGCTCAACGGACCACTGCCCGAGCTTCCGTCCTTGGTTACCACTGACCGGCCTCTGCAGGTACTCAACATCTCAAGCAACCAGTTCGGCTCAGAATTTCCATCAGCCACATGGAAGGTGATGAAGAATCTTATCGCGCTCAACACCAGCAATAACAGCTTCAGTGGGCACATACCTTCTTCTCTTTGCGTTAGCTCGCCATCTTTGGCTTTGCTTGACCTCTCCTACAACCAATTGAGTGGCGACATCCCAAACACACTGGGTAATTGCTCCAAGCTCAAAGTGCTCAAGGCTGGCAACAATCACCTAAGTGGGATTCTGCCTGTTGAAATCTTCCACGCTACCTCGCTAGAGTACCTCTCCTTCCCCAACAATGGTGGTTTACAAGGAGAACTTGATGGAGCACACATAGTCAAACTCAGTAGTCTGCTTATTCTTGACCTTGGAGGGAACAGTTTCAGTGGAGCCATCCCAGAGTCCATAGGTCAGCTCAGGAGGCTGGAGGAGCTCCATTTGGGCAGCAATAACATGTCTGGGGAGCTGCCATCAACTATGAGCAACTGCACAAATCTCAAAACCATTGATCTGAAGATCAACAACCTCACTGGAGATCTAGGGAAGGTAAACTTCGCCACCCTACAGAATCTAAAAAGTTTAGATCTCATGGAGAATAATCTTGGTGGCATAGTTCCAGAAAGCATTTACTCATGCAGCAATTTGACTGCACTGCGGTTGTCAGCCAACCATTTCCATGGTGAAATCTCATCAAGAATTGGCAATCTGAAGCACCTGTCCTTCCTATCAATTAGTAGAAACTCCTTTACGAATATCACAAAAGCTTTGCATGCTCTTAAGAGCTGCAGGAACATCAGCACTCTGCTTATTGGCAGAAACTTTATGAATGAGGCCATGCCACAAGATGAAAGCATTGACGGTTTTCAGAATCTTCAGTTTCTCGCCATGCACCAGTGTTCATTGACTGGAAGAATACCTACTTGGTTATCAAAGCTCACAAGGCTGAAGGTACTGGTATTATCTAAAAATCAACTTACTGGACCAATGCCAAGCTGGATCAACTCCCTAAACAACCTCTTCCATCTGGACGTATCAAACAACAGTCTTTCTGGGAAAATCCCAGTCACCTTGATGGAGATGGCAATGCTAAAACTAGATAAGCCTGCCATCTATTTGGACCCAAGTCTCGTTGACCTTGATCTACTTATTTATGCTGTGGATGCATCAAAACTTCAATACCGCATAAACAGTGATTGGTGCAAAGTGCTGAATCTCGGTAACAATAAATTCACAGGTGTGATCCCACAAGAGATTGGTCAGCTGAAAGCACTCCTTTACCTGAACTTGAGTTCCAACAACTTCTATGGAGAGATCCCACAATCAATCGGCAACCTCACTAACCTTCAGAGGTTAGATTTGTCTAATAACCATCTGACTGGTGAAATTCCTGCAGCATTGGAGATCCTTCACTTCCTTTCAGAGTTCAACATTTCTAACAATGACCTAGAAGGACCTATTCCAACAACAGGCCAGCTGAGCACATTTCAAGCTTCTAGTTTTAATGGGAACCCAAAGCTGTGCGGCCCTATGCTTATTAACCATTGTAGTTCGGTTGAAGCAGCTCCCATCTCCATCGTTTCTGCAAAAAAATGCAGCAGTAAGGTCATTTTTGTGACAGCCTTTGGTGTGTTCTTTGGGGTAGGAGTGCTATATGATCAGTTAGTATTATTTAGATATTTTGGCTAA
- the LOC123132328 gene encoding receptor-like protein 3 produces MPSFTVPPVVLFVVLHILASPATACTEQEKHNLLRFLAGLSRDGGLATSWRDNSTNCCKWEGVVCNEDEAVTEVSLGSKGLEGCISPSLANLTSLLHVNLSYNPFSGGLLPELMSSGSIIILDVSFNQLNGPLPDLPYLVTTNRPLQVLNISSNQFSSKFPSATWKVMKNLIALNASNNSFTGNIPSSLCLGSPYLVLLDLCYNQLSGNIPTALGDCSKLKVLKVGHNNLSGTLPVEIFHAASLEYLSFPNNGLQGELDGAHIVRRSNIRTLDLGGNHISGKIPESIGQLTRLEELHLGNNNMSGELPSTLSNCKNLKTIDLKLNDFSGDLGKVNFATLQNLKSLDLIKNNLNGIVPESIYSCSNLTALRLSGNHFHGEISLRIGNLKHLSFLSLVRNSFTNITKTLHALESCRNISILLIGRNFMNEAMPQDEIIDGFQNLQFLSMCQCSLTGRIPAWLSKLTSLKIACTEQEKRNLLQFIAGLSRDGGIATSWHNSGTDCCEWEGISCNGDGAVTGVSLESKGLEGPISPFLANLTSLLRVNLSHNSFSGGLPAELVFSGSIIVLDVSFSRLKGPLPEFPSLVTTDRPLQVLNISSNQFSSQFPSARWKVMNSLIALNASNNSFTGNIPPSLCLGSPYLALLDLCYNQLSGDIPNTLGNCSKLKVLKAGNNNLSGILPVDTFRATSLEYLSFPNNGLHGELDGAHIVKLSNLATLDLGGNHFSGKIPQSIGLLKRLEELHLGSNDMSGELPSTLGNCTNLKIIDLKFNNFSGDLGKVNFAALQNLKSLDLLRNNLGGIIPESIYSCSNLTALRQSENHFHGEISSRIGNLKHLSFLSISRNSFTNITKALHALKSCRNISALVIGTNFMNEAMPQDETIDGFQNLQLLTMDWCSLTGRIPIWLSKLTNLKILQLHSNRLTGTMPSWINSLNYLFSLDVSNNSLTGTIPITLMEMPMLKSDNAAIYLDPNLVDLPIFYVYPSFQYRMGSDWPKVLKLGKNKLTGTIPQEIGHLKALLCLDLSFNNFYGEIPQSVCNLTNLQILDLSNNHLTGEIPAAFETLHFLSEFNMSNNDLGGPIPTTGQLSTFPTSSFDGNPKLCGSLLIRDCSSAEEAPMYIISAREYSMKVIFAISFGLFFGVGVLYDQLILFRYFG; encoded by the exons ATGCCTTCCTTCACCGTTCCTCCAGTTGTGCTGTTCGTGGTGCTGCACATCTTGGCCTCTCCCGCCACCGCATGCACCGAGCAGGAGAAGCATAATCTGCTCCGGTTCCTAGCCGGGCTATCGCGAGATGGTGGCCTCGCCACGTCATGGCGCGACAACAGCACGAACTGCTGCAAGTGGGAAGGCGTCGTCTGCAATGAAGATGAGGCCGTTACTGAGGTATCCCTGGGATCTAAAGGACTTGAAGGGTGCATCTCGCCATCCCTGGCCAACCTCACCAGCCTGCTACATGTCAATCTCTCGTACAACCCCTTCTCTGGTGGCCTTTTGCCAGAGCTCATGTCCTCCGGAAGCATCATCATCCTTGACGTCAGCTTCAACCAGCTCAACGGACCGCTGCCCGACCTGCCGTACTTGGTTACCACCAACCGGCCTCTGCAGGTACTCAACATCTCAAGCAACCAGTTCAGCTCAAAATTTCCATCAGCCACATGGAAGGTGATGAAAAATCTGATTGCACTCAACGCCAGCAATAACAGCTTCACCGGGAACATACCGTCTTCTCTCTGCCTTGGCTCGCCATATTTGGTATTGCTTGACCTCTGTTATAACCAATTGAGTGGCAATATTCCCACTGCACTAGGTGATTGCTCCAAGCTCAAAGTGCTCAAGGTGGGCCATAACAACCTCAGTGGGACTCTCCCTGTTGAAATCTTCCACGCTGCCTCGCTAGAGTACCTCTCCTTCCCCAACAATGGTTTACAAGGAGAACTTGATGGAGCACACATAGTCAGACGCAGTAATATTCGTACTCTTGACCTTGGAGGGAACCACATCAGTGGCAAAATTCCAGAGTCCATAGGTCAGCTCACAAGGCTGGAGGAGCTCCATTTGGGTAACAATAACATGTCTGGGGAGCTGCCATCAACTCTGAGCAACTGCAAAAATCTCAAAACCATTGATCTGAAGCTCAATGACTTCAGTGGAGACCTAGGCAAGGTAAACTTCGCCACCCTACAGAATCTAAAAAGTTTAGATCTCATTAAGAATAATCTCAATGGGATAGTTCCAGAAAGCATTTACTCATGCAGCAATTTGACTGCTCTGCGGTTGTCGGGCAACCATTTCCATGGTGAGATCTCACTGAGAATAGGCAATCTGAAGCACTTGTCCTTCCTGTCACTTGTTAGAAACTCTTTCACGAACATCACAAAAACTTTGCATGCCCTTGAGAGCTGTAGGAACATCAGCATCCTGCTTATTGGCAGAAACTTCATGAATGAGGCCATGCCACAAGATGAAATCATTGACGGTTTTCAGAATCTTCAGTTTCTCTCCATGTGCCAGTGTTCCTTGACTGGAAGGATACCTGCTTGGTTGTCAAAGCTCACAAGTCTGAAGAT TGCATGCACCGAACAGGAGAAGCGCAATCTCCTCCAGTTCATTGCTGGACTGTCGCGTGATGGTGGCATCGCCACGTCCTGGCACAACAGCGGCACAGACTGCTGCGAGTGGGAAGGCATCTCCTGCAATGGAGATGGGGCCGTCACTGGGGTCTCCCTGGAGTCTAAAGGACTTGAAGGGCCCATCTCACCGTTCCTCGCCAACCTCACCAGCCTGCTGCGTGTTAACCTCTCGCACAACTCATTCTCCGGTGGTCTACCAGCGGAGCTCGTGTTCTCTGGAAGCATCATCGTCCTCGATGTCAGCTTCAGCCGGCTCAAGGGACCGCTGCCCGAGTTTCCGTCCTTGGTTACCACCGACCGGCCTCTGCAGGTACTCAACATCTCAAGCAACCAGTTCAGCTCGCAATTTCCATCAGCCAGATGGAAGGTGATGAACAGTCTGATCGCGCTCAACGCCAGCAATAACAGCTTCACTGGGAACATACCGCCTTCTCTCTGCCTTGGGTCGCCATATTTAGCTTTGCTTGATCTCTGTTACAACCAATTGAGTGGTGACATACCAAACACGTTGGGTAATTGTTCCAAGCTCAAAGTGCTCAAGGCTGGCAACAACAACCTAAGTGGGATTCTCCCTGTTGATACCTTCCGCGCTACCTCGCTGGAGTACCTCTCCTTCCCCAACAATGGTTTACATGGAGAACTTGATGGAGCACATATAGTCAAACTCAGTAATCTAGCTACTCTTGACCTTGGAGGGAATCACTTCAGTGGCAAGATTCCACAGTCGATAGGTCTGCTCAAGAGGCTGGAGGAGCTGCATTTGGGTAGCAATGACATGTCTGGGGAGCTGCCATCAACACTGGGCAACTGTACAAATCTCAAAATCATTGATCTGAAGTTCAACAACTTCAGTGGAGATCTGGGGAAGGTAAACTTCGCTGCCCTACAGAATCTAAAAAGTTTAGATCTCCTGAGGAACAATCTCGGTGGTATAATTCCAGAAAGCATTTACTCATGCAGCAATTTGACAGCACTGCGGCAGTCGGAGAACCATTTCCATGGTGAAATCTCATCAAGAATTGGCAATCTGAAGCACCTGTCCTTCCTATCAATTAGTAGAAACTCCTTTACAAATATCACAAAAGCTTTGCATGCCCTTAAGAGCTGCAGGAATATCAGCGCCCTGGTTATTGGCACAAACTTCATGAATGAGGCCATGCCACAAGATGAAACCATTGATGGTTTTCAGAATCTTCAACTTCTTACCATGGACTGGTGTTCGTTGACTGGAAGGATACCTATTTGGTTATCAAAGCTCACAAATTTGAAGATACTACAATTACACAGTAATCGACTCACTGGAACGATGCCAAGCTGGATCAACTCACTAAATTACCTCTTCAGTCTGGATGTATCAAACAACAGCCTTACTGGGACAATCCCAATCACCTTGATGGAGATGCCAATGCTAAAATCAGACAATGCTGCCATATATTTGGACCCAAACCTCGTTGATCTACCAATTTTTTATGTGTACCCATCATTTCAGTACCGCATGGGCAGTGATTGGCCAAAAGTGCTGAAACTCGGTAAGAATAAACTCACCGGTACAATCCCCCAAGAGATTGGTCATCTGAAAGCACTCCTTTGCCTGGACTTGAGTTTCAACAACTTTTATGGAGAGATACCACAATCAGTCTGCAACCTGACGAACCTGCAGATCCTAGATTTGTCTAATAACCATCTGACTGGTGAAATTCCTGCGGCATTTGAGACCCTTCACTTCCTTTCTGAGTTCAACATGTCTAACAACGACCTAGGAGGACCTATTCCAACAACAGGCCAGCTGAGCACGTTTCCAACTTCTAGTTTTGACGGGAACCCGAAGCTGTGCGGCTCTCTGCTTATTAGGGATTGCAGTTCGGCTGAAGAAGCTCCCATGTACATCATCTCTGCAAGAGAATACAGCATGAAGGTCATCTTTGCGATATCGTTTGGTCTTTTCTTTGGGGTAGGGGTGCTATATGACCAGTTAATATTATTCAGATATTTTGGGTAA